Part of the Prunus dulcis chromosome 8, ALMONDv2, whole genome shotgun sequence genome is shown below.
aTTGATAGTATACTGGTAAAAATTGAAAGTATGTTGGACTATAAGGGGACgtgaaattataatattattaacaTTATGTTGGTAATAATTATCAATTAAAAATTGGGGTAGTTGGTACTTTATAAATTCTGGtcacttatattataaatttatttttagtcATAATGTTTGGTCGACATCTCATTTAGGTTAGTGCGTATTAAGAGAGAGCTCTAAAGTCCAGGGTTTTACCTTTATGTTGTctgtaatttgtaaaattcTTTACCCGAACAATAACGCTACgtacatttatttatttactcaCTTATAAATATCAACATATGTAACACATGATATAGCAATCTATATTATCTGCCAAATAAGAGCCCCTGCATTTCCTAATGGAGCCCATATGGGCTTGAATTGAACCTTATCCGCAGTTAGGTTTTTTCATTCCTTTTATAACCCAAATGGCCCACAACCTAAAAGTGATCAATCAGGTCATGCTTAAATAGAAACTACGGTATGGTCATAGTTTAAAGCCAAAACTTTCTCATTCATTCCCATAGGCCGAGAAAGAGTTTGACATAACCAGTAGGTGCATTGGCCGTCTATACCCTAAAGTATAAAGTAGAGAGTATCAATAACAAGAAGTGCCCTAGTTAAGTCGGTCATGATCCATTCTCCATGATCTTAAGGATAGGCGTGTTGCTTCCACACTTCACATTCATTTTCTTAAACAAAATATAGAATTCATTAGACAAACCaattacaatttaaaaaagaagaagaaaaagatacaGATAAGCTTAAACCACAGCACAACAcgaacacacacacacacagaaaaaagattgaaaacaaatatttgatGTGGATGATTAGCTTAGCTCCTAGCAATCGGCAGGAGGGGTGAGGTTGCACTTAGCAGGAAGAGCCATGGCAAGGGCAGGGTCGATGCCCAAAGAAGGCAAAAGAAACGAGTTCTTATATCCACAGAGGCATTTCAAGTCAGCTCCTTTGAGAGCCACACAACACTCGGGAGTTGGCTTATCTGGGTTTGGCTTCTCTGGTGTTGCCTTTGCCACCGCTGGCTTGCAAGAAGCTAAGCCTTCATCGCTCATATTGCACAAACCCAACACTCTCGACCCTTCGAGCAACACAGCCATTGCCatcaccaaaacaaaaaccaactTGAAATTTCTACCCATCATGAACTTAAGATCACTACCAATATTAATTAGGTTTAAAGAAGTCAAGTGTAAAGCTCACTCTTTCTGGGTCTCTTATTTATAGAGAATGTGAGGAGTTTTAGGAGCCACAAAATTTGAAGCCCGTGAAGGAATTTTGGCTGTTTTCTGAGTCACGGGGAGGTTCGTCTTCCATAtagtttagggttttttgttttttttttgtttttttgttttttttggggggggtgGTTTGGGTTGTCATCTGTGGGTTGGGGGGAGCACACAGACTGGTTTAATTGAGCTCGTGATTGGATTTTTTAGATATGCAAAGGAATAATTAGGGTtgtctttttgtattttgttttgggattTGTGTTGGCTGAAACTTGGAAATTATGCATG
Proteins encoded:
- the LOC117637398 gene encoding putative lipid-transfer protein DIR1, coding for MMGRNFKLVFVLVMAMAVLLEGSRVLGLCNMSDEGLASCKPAVAKATPEKPNPDKPTPECCVALKGADLKCLCGYKNSFLLPSLGIDPALAMALPAKCNLTPPADC